The DNA segment AATAAAACACTAAAAAAGTTCGTTGGAAAATTCCAATGAACTTTTTAATTACCAGAAATCACTTGGTCTAAATTCGATACTATTCTTGCTCTACCTTGAACTTTGAAATTAACAATATTATCAAACACATTTAGGATAATGACCTCTCCCTTATTTAATATTTCTAAAGCTTCTTCATTATTTGTTTTCTTAGTGATTACCTTCACATTATCAACTTCTGCCCTTATAATAATATAGCTAGTTTCTTTCATAATATACTCCTTATCTCTTTACAATTCTTCAAATTATAACTTAATTTTATATTGAATATCTTTGACTAGTTCTGTATCTTCTAAAAAAACACCAGTTTTTTTACTAGTTACTGTTTTTGAGCCTATTTTTTTAATACCACGCATTGCCATACACATATGCTCCGCTTCTATAATTACATATACACCTTTAGGTTGTAATTGCTCTTCTATTGCATTTACCAACATAAGTGTCATATCTTCTTGAATTTGAAGTCTACGGCTTGCACTCTCTACAAGACGCGCCAATTTACTAAGACCAGTGATTTTTTTATTATTAGGAACATAAGCGATATGGCAAACTCCGTAAAAAGGTAGCATGTGATGTTCGCATAACGAATAAAATTGAATATCTTTGACTAATATTGGTTCATCGTTCTCTGATTCAAAAAATGTATTAATTTCTTCTTTTGGATCCATATTAGTTTTAGACAGTAACTCTTCATACATATTTACACATCTTTTCGGTGTATCTATTAATCCAGCTCTTGAAGTATCTTCACCTATATTTTCTAATAATGTTTTTATTAGTTGTTGTGATTGTTCCTTATTTTTCAAAATTAACCTCCGAATTTTATAAAAAAAGAAGTTACCCGTAAGTAACTCCTCTTAAAATTAAATTTTTATTATTTAACTGCGTCTTTAAGAGCTTTACCAGCTTTGAATGCAGGTACTTTGCTTGCAGCGATTTCGATAACTTCGTTAGTTTGAGGGTTACGTCCTTTACGAGCAGCTCTCTCTCTAACTTCAAAATTACCAAATCCAATAATTTGGATTTTTTCACCTTTAGCTAAAGTTTCTTCAACTGTTTCTACGAATGCTTCGATAGCAGCAGTTGCTTGTTTTTTTTGTAGTCCTGATTTTTCAGCTACTTTTGAAATTAATTCTGATTTATTCATTAATTCTTTACCTCCATTATTGAGTAGCGGTTACCCGCTTCACTTATTAAATATTACCATATAAATTACTAATAATCAAGGATTTATTAAAGAAAAATAGCGAAAACACCTATTTTTTTCTATATTTTTAATAAATTTTCTTAAAAATCTAGCTTTTTCTACTAATTTATTTAGATAAACCTTCTTTTTACTCAAATTTATTTAGTTCTTCGGCAGCCATTTTTTTCATTAAATTATTAACACAATCTTTAATACTTAATCCCTCATATAGAACTTTATAAATATTTTCGGTAATAGGCATATAAACATTATATTTTTTCGATAGAAAATAACAAACTTTTGTAGTTCTTACACCCTCTGCAACCATATCTAATTTTTCTATGGCTTGTTCTAATGTATACCCTTGCCCAATTAAGTATCCACAATTGTAGTTTCTTGAGTGCTTAGATGTACAAGTTACCACTAGATCTCCAAT comes from the Gemella morbillorum genome and includes:
- the mtrB gene encoding trp RNA-binding attenuation protein MtrB, which encodes MKETSYIIIRAEVDNVKVITKKTNNEEALEILNKGEVIILNVFDNIVNFKVQGRARIVSNLDQVISGN
- the folE gene encoding GTP cyclohydrolase I FolE; translation: MKNKEQSQQLIKTLLENIGEDTSRAGLIDTPKRCVNMYEELLSKTNMDPKEEINTFFESENDEPILVKDIQFYSLCEHHMLPFYGVCHIAYVPNNKKITGLSKLARLVESASRRLQIQEDMTLMLVNAIEEQLQPKGVYVIIEAEHMCMAMRGIKKIGSKTVTSKKTGVFLEDTELVKDIQYKIKL
- a CDS encoding HU family DNA-binding protein; amino-acid sequence: MNKSELISKVAEKSGLQKKQATAAIEAFVETVEETLAKGEKIQIIGFGNFEVRERAARKGRNPQTNEVIEIAASKVPAFKAGKALKDAVK